The proteins below are encoded in one region of Garra rufa chromosome 12, GarRuf1.0, whole genome shotgun sequence:
- the LOC141347454 gene encoding tumor necrosis factor receptor superfamily member 1B translates to MVCYRKVLSSLLCLLLLHQNESTACPAGQRLNYNTKSCEPCPPQQFNPKGGTGNFCLNCSKCKRGSKQIEHCTSTSDAKCTCMPGFTPIDQLNEICICKKGFGIKKEKECRKCGEGLFTDKEDSICRKWKECKGGTAIPGNSTSDAVCKDASKEVTEAPKTHTTPFRTTTVSTPLQKTTTSTTFQTTTVSSTAVSRTTNSSTYNSKENTYSLWLVMLFAGILLLAGLLYHKCKVTHCIHNHRKVDFRKESECRKPVEESGEKCLSLLV, encoded by the exons ATGGTCTGCTACAGGAAAGTCCTTTCAAGTCTTCTGTGTTTACTGTTACTTCACCAAAATGAAAGCACAGCTTGTCCAGCAG GTCAGAGGCTCAATTATAATACAAAAAGTTGTGAGCCCTGTCCACCACAACAATTCAACCCTAAAGGTGGAACAGGCAATTTCTGTTTGAACTGCAGCAAATGTAAAAGAG GTAGTAAGCAAATCGAGCATTGCACATCTACCAGTGACGCTAAATGCACATGTATGCCAGGCTTTACGCCTATTGATCAGCTAAACGAGATTTGCATTTGTAAAAAAGGTTTTGGAATTAAAAAAG AAAAGGAATGCAGAAAATGTGGTGAAGGCTTATTCACAGACAAAGAGGACTCGATTTGTCGAAAATGGAAAGA GTGTAAAGGTGGAACTGCAATCCCAGGTAACAGCACTTCTGATGCTGTCTGCAAAGATGCCTCGAAAGAGGTGACTGAAGCTCCCAAAACCCACACTACCCCATTTCGGACAACCACAGTCTCTACCCCTTTACAGAAAACCACAACCTCTACCACATTCCAGACCACCACAGTCTCTTCTACAGCCGTTTCAAGAACTACAAACTCCTCTACCTACAACTCAAAAGAAAACACCTACAGCTTGT GGCTGGTTATGCTATTCGCTGGTATTCTTCTGCTGGCTGGACTCCTGTACCACAAGTGTAAAGTCACCCACTGTATTCATAACCACAGGAAAGTGGATTTTCGAAAAG AAAGTGAATGCAGAAAGCCTGTTGAAGAATCTGGGGAAAAGTGCCTGTCTTTGCTTGTCTAA